In Halococcus salifodinae DSM 8989, one DNA window encodes the following:
- a CDS encoding selenium-binding family protein — MSDAQQPDDTTAHADHEGHDTEGPGYTTPQAAIEESEPEKIAYVMGLYVGTDVDAPDFLGVVDIDPDSETYTEIIDRVEMPNRGDELHHFGWNACSSSCHMDGLERRHLVIPGQRSSRIHVVDTKDRRNPELESVIEPEEVFEHDLSAPHTTHCIPDGQILISMLGDADGDLPGGFLALDENFEVDGRWEPPGEIEMNYDYWYQPRHNVMVSSEWAAPKTYYPGFDMDDVEAGNYGQRLHVWDWENKTVEQTIDLGEEGLIPLEVRFLHSPEATHGYVGAALSSNVFHFHDAGEEWRAEPVIDVEAREHDGWDMPVPGLVTDLLVSMDDRYLFFSNWLHGDVRMYDISDPANPRLADRIWAGGHFGDPAPVQDRELAGGPQMLQLSLDGERLYWTTSLFSSWDNQFYPEEAEQGSVMLKADVDPRNGSMSLDEEFLVDFGDLPDGPARAHEIRWPDGDCTSDVWQ, encoded by the coding sequence ATGAGTGACGCACAACAGCCGGACGATACGACGGCGCATGCGGATCACGAAGGGCACGACACCGAAGGACCAGGCTATACGACGCCCCAGGCCGCGATCGAAGAGTCCGAACCTGAAAAGATTGCGTACGTCATGGGTTTGTACGTCGGCACGGACGTCGATGCGCCCGACTTCCTCGGCGTGGTCGACATCGATCCCGATTCGGAGACCTACACCGAGATAATCGACCGGGTCGAGATGCCCAACCGGGGCGACGAGCTCCACCACTTCGGCTGGAACGCCTGCTCGTCGTCGTGTCACATGGACGGCCTCGAGCGCCGCCATCTCGTGATCCCCGGCCAGCGCTCCTCGCGCATCCACGTCGTCGACACGAAGGATCGACGCAACCCCGAACTCGAATCGGTGATCGAACCCGAGGAGGTGTTCGAGCACGACCTCTCCGCACCGCACACTACCCACTGCATCCCAGATGGCCAGATCCTGATCTCGATGCTCGGGGATGCCGACGGCGACCTTCCCGGGGGGTTCCTCGCGCTCGACGAGAACTTCGAGGTCGACGGCCGGTGGGAGCCGCCGGGCGAGATCGAGATGAACTACGACTACTGGTATCAGCCCCGGCACAACGTCATGGTCTCCTCGGAGTGGGCCGCACCGAAGACCTACTATCCGGGGTTCGACATGGACGACGTCGAGGCGGGCAACTACGGCCAGCGACTCCACGTCTGGGACTGGGAGAACAAGACTGTGGAGCAGACGATCGATCTCGGCGAGGAGGGGCTGATTCCGCTCGAAGTCCGCTTCCTCCACAGCCCCGAGGCGACCCACGGCTACGTCGGCGCAGCACTCTCATCGAACGTCTTTCATTTCCACGACGCCGGTGAGGAGTGGCGTGCGGAGCCGGTCATCGACGTCGAGGCGCGCGAGCACGACGGCTGGGACATGCCCGTGCCTGGTCTCGTCACCGACCTCCTCGTGTCGATGGACGATCGGTACCTGTTCTTCTCGAACTGGCTGCACGGCGACGTCCGGATGTACGACATCTCGGATCCGGCGAATCCACGGCTCGCCGATCGAATCTGGGCCGGTGGCCACTTCGGCGACCCAGCCCCAGTGCAGGATCGCGAGCTCGCTGGCGGGCCACAGATGCTCCAGCTCAGCCTCGACGGCGAGCGCCTCTACTGGACCACCTCGCTGTTTTCGAGCTGGGACAACCAGTTCTACCCCGAGGAGGCCGAGCAGGGATCGGTGATGCTCAAAGCCGACGTCGATCCACGAAACGGCTCCATGAGCCTCGACGAGGAGTTCCTCGTGGACTTCGGCGACCTTCCGGATGGTCCGGCGCGCGCCCACGAGATCCGATGGCCAGACGGCGACTGCACGAGTGACGTCTGGCAGTAG
- a CDS encoding 5-methyltetrahydropteroyltriglutamate--homocysteine methyltransferase encodes MSEFVATTPGVFPLPDWAKDRLGSLKGHQKEDLIDGEETGEIADAYDEARAEVADWQATAGLDRVVEGQLRWDDMLAHPLCVHDAVETRGIVRYYDNNNFYREPAVTGELTFDGDLADDLDHFAALDGVSESRQAVVPGPYTLSDLATDEFYGDRAAFLDATAEFLTGEIRAFPDCETLFVLEPSLVTNPPADGLDERASDAIDRVAGATDADVVVQTYWGALEEKVHAHLLDADIDAVGYDFVTNHEENLYNINEYGTKESIALGLADGQNTKIEDGETITERIEWVTENVPAAEFETVYATTNTELFYLPVNKAKAKLAALAEGAALAGADADEEVNA; translated from the coding sequence ATGTCCGAATTTGTGGCGACGACGCCAGGCGTGTTTCCGCTGCCCGATTGGGCGAAGGATCGGCTGGGAAGCCTGAAAGGCCACCAGAAGGAGGATCTGATCGATGGCGAGGAGACCGGTGAGATCGCCGACGCCTACGACGAGGCGCGTGCGGAGGTCGCCGACTGGCAGGCGACTGCCGGCCTCGATCGCGTGGTGGAGGGGCAGCTCCGGTGGGACGATATGCTCGCCCATCCGCTGTGTGTCCACGACGCGGTCGAGACTCGCGGGATCGTCCGGTACTACGACAACAACAACTTCTACCGCGAGCCGGCGGTCACCGGCGAGTTGACCTTCGACGGCGACCTCGCGGACGACCTCGACCACTTCGCGGCGCTCGACGGTGTGTCCGAGTCACGCCAGGCGGTCGTTCCCGGTCCGTACACCCTCTCGGATCTCGCGACCGACGAGTTCTACGGCGACCGGGCGGCGTTTCTCGACGCGACCGCGGAGTTCCTCACCGGCGAAATCCGGGCCTTTCCCGACTGTGAGACCCTGTTCGTGCTCGAACCGTCGCTGGTCACGAACCCGCCCGCGGACGGTCTCGACGAGCGCGCGAGCGACGCGATCGACCGGGTAGCAGGGGCGACCGACGCCGACGTGGTGGTGCAGACCTACTGGGGCGCGCTGGAGGAGAAGGTCCACGCCCACCTGCTCGACGCCGACATCGACGCCGTGGGGTATGACTTCGTGACGAACCACGAGGAGAACCTCTACAACATCAACGAGTACGGCACGAAAGAGTCGATCGCGCTCGGCCTCGCCGACGGCCAGAACACCAAGATCGAGGACGGCGAGACGATCACCGAGCGGATCGAGTGGGTCACCGAGAACGTCCCTGCGGCGGAGTTCGAGACGGTCTACGCCACCACGAACACCGAGCTGTTCTACCTGCCGGTGAACAAGGCGAAAGCGAAGCTCGCAGCGCTCGCCGAGGGCGCCGCACTCGCTGGCGCTGACGCCGATGAGGAGGTGAACGCATGA
- a CDS encoding tyrosine-type recombinase/integrase, whose product MATEAAGVDDPIGYFLQDLEYHGRSERTQEAYERVLRQFEGFLADSDQCPGGPFTPDEAGQRECMAWVHSIRAEHRQSTIATYASYLHRFYTYMIQVEVFESNPMALVVEEMDETIEKDPQRRDVSVSEMRRFVDEIVHPLDRTVIVTLLKTGMRVGELCNLDLRDLAIDDEDLEAVHTLGGRGQLNGRAGSIYVASDVGRGDIINGERRRAANKRRRATTLPVDDELHGTLRRWLAVRPDAVSDADPLFLSTRDDWGHRLTPPMVRSIVSKYARAMDWYHTGGGATENVTPHYFRHFFTTHLRDRTGDRGIVKYLRGDVADDIIDTYTHNWGDRVREVYEENIYQIM is encoded by the coding sequence ATGGCGACTGAGGCTGCCGGTGTGGACGATCCGATCGGTTACTTTCTCCAGGACCTCGAGTACCACGGGCGTTCGGAACGGACACAGGAGGCCTACGAGCGTGTTCTCCGGCAGTTCGAGGGGTTTCTCGCGGATTCCGACCAGTGCCCGGGTGGTCCATTTACACCGGACGAAGCCGGACAGCGCGAGTGTATGGCCTGGGTGCACTCGATCCGCGCCGAGCACAGGCAGAGTACGATAGCGACCTACGCATCGTATCTGCATCGGTTCTACACCTACATGATACAGGTCGAGGTGTTCGAATCGAACCCGATGGCGCTCGTCGTCGAGGAGATGGACGAAACCATCGAGAAAGACCCCCAGCGACGCGACGTGTCGGTGTCCGAAATGCGCCGATTCGTCGACGAGATCGTTCACCCACTCGATCGGACGGTGATCGTGACGTTGCTGAAAACCGGAATGCGCGTCGGTGAGCTCTGTAACCTCGATCTACGAGACCTCGCGATCGACGACGAGGATCTCGAAGCAGTCCACACCCTCGGTGGACGAGGGCAGCTGAACGGACGGGCCGGATCGATCTACGTCGCGAGCGACGTGGGCCGCGGGGACATCATCAACGGCGAGAGACGGCGTGCGGCGAACAAACGGCGACGCGCGACGACACTCCCGGTCGACGACGAACTCCACGGGACCCTCCGTCGGTGGCTCGCCGTTCGACCCGACGCCGTCTCGGATGCCGACCCGCTGTTTCTCAGCACGCGAGACGACTGGGGGCACCGTCTCACGCCACCGATGGTACGCTCGATCGTCTCGAAGTACGCGCGCGCGATGGACTGGTACCACACCGGCGGTGGCGCGACCGAGAACGTCACACCCCACTACTTCCGGCATTTCTTCACCACGCACCTCCGGGATCGCACCGGCGACCGCGGCATCGTGAAATACCTCCGTGGCGACGTCGCCGACGATATCATCGACACCTATACCCACAACTGGGGCGATCGCGTTCGCGAGGTCTACGAGGAGAACATCTATCAGATCATGTGA
- a CDS encoding S9 family peptidase produces the protein MTDPDDVLESLASLPSFHHPIATEDGDQVAFYYDESGRNELHILDVETGEHRQISDGEVPRNARWGVEWSADGDRVFFHLDEDGNEQNDIHAIDVGGATAGETEPVVEMDGQVSLADVGDDGDTLLLGSTRDGQMNLYRHDLAADETEKITDYERAAFGGLLSPDCERIAYATNESDDFDNMDAYVADADGSNPRNLGIGETGAESVHADWGPDGESLLVSDNTEDVGRCGVYDFESEDVTWYGDLTAEESPVCFLPDGERFLALRIREAAVMPLVYDCETGESRELDLPDGVATFPGEAVLDDDRVLVVHTTSDRRPELVAYDLKTDAYETLLEGEYGEFDLDGFADAEYFTFESAGDTESGPAAAWTGDNETLEIGALLYDSGERPSPLIVNPHGGPRGADVKRFNPRTQFLLKRGYSVLQVNYRGSAHYGREFAQLLYDDWGGGEQADIAAATRLASEYDWIDDDRVAVYGGSYGGYSAYCQMTMYPDLYDAGIASVGLTDLEDMYESTMPHFRTELMEKNLGTPEESPEIYDERSPVNYAENLSAPLLMVHGVNDRRVPVSQARIFRDALDDLGFEEGEDGEYEYEELGEEGHGSSDIDQKIRTYQLLDGFLDRRLGGAKAEGTTD, from the coding sequence ATGACCGACCCCGACGACGTGCTCGAATCCCTCGCCAGTCTCCCGAGCTTTCACCACCCGATCGCCACCGAGGACGGCGATCAGGTCGCTTTCTACTACGACGAATCGGGCCGGAATGAACTTCACATTCTCGACGTCGAGACTGGCGAGCATCGCCAGATCAGCGACGGTGAAGTGCCGCGCAACGCCCGATGGGGCGTCGAGTGGAGCGCCGACGGCGACCGGGTGTTCTTTCACCTCGACGAGGACGGCAACGAGCAAAACGACATCCACGCCATCGACGTGGGCGGAGCTACTGCGGGCGAGACCGAGCCGGTCGTCGAGATGGACGGCCAGGTATCTCTCGCTGACGTTGGCGACGACGGCGACACGCTCCTCTTGGGGTCAACCCGCGACGGCCAGATGAACCTCTATCGCCACGACCTCGCGGCCGACGAAACCGAGAAGATCACCGACTACGAGCGCGCGGCGTTCGGGGGACTCCTCTCACCCGACTGCGAGCGGATCGCCTACGCCACCAACGAATCCGACGACTTCGACAACATGGACGCCTACGTCGCCGACGCCGACGGATCGAACCCCCGCAATTTGGGGATCGGCGAGACCGGCGCGGAGTCCGTCCACGCCGACTGGGGGCCCGACGGCGAGTCGCTACTGGTTTCGGATAACACCGAGGACGTCGGACGGTGTGGGGTGTACGACTTCGAGAGCGAGGACGTGACATGGTACGGTGACCTCACGGCCGAGGAGTCACCGGTTTGTTTCCTGCCTGACGGCGAGCGATTCCTCGCGCTCCGGATCCGCGAGGCGGCGGTGATGCCGCTGGTGTACGACTGCGAGACCGGTGAATCGCGCGAACTCGACCTACCGGACGGCGTCGCAACCTTCCCCGGGGAAGCGGTGCTCGACGACGATCGCGTCCTCGTGGTACACACGACGTCCGACCGGCGTCCCGAACTGGTGGCCTACGACCTCAAAACGGATGCGTACGAGACTCTCCTCGAGGGAGAGTACGGGGAGTTCGACCTCGATGGGTTCGCCGATGCGGAGTATTTCACCTTCGAGAGCGCTGGCGACACCGAATCCGGGCCGGCCGCCGCGTGGACCGGCGACAACGAGACTCTGGAGATCGGTGCGCTGCTCTATGACTCGGGCGAACGCCCCTCACCGCTGATCGTCAATCCCCACGGCGGCCCGCGCGGGGCGGACGTGAAACGCTTCAACCCCCGGACCCAGTTCCTGCTCAAACGCGGCTACAGCGTGCTCCAGGTCAACTATCGCGGCTCGGCTCACTACGGCCGCGAGTTCGCCCAACTCCTCTACGACGACTGGGGCGGCGGCGAGCAGGCCGACATCGCGGCGGCGACTCGACTCGCATCGGAGTACGACTGGATCGACGACGACCGCGTCGCCGTCTACGGCGGCTCCTACGGCGGCTACAGCGCCTACTGTCAGATGACGATGTATCCCGACCTCTACGACGCCGGCATCGCGTCGGTCGGACTCACAGACTTGGAGGATATGTACGAGAGCACGATGCCGCACTTCCGGACCGAACTCATGGAGAAGAACCTCGGCACGCCCGAGGAGAGTCCTGAAATTTACGACGAGCGCAGCCCCGTCAACTACGCGGAGAATCTTTCGGCCCCGCTCCTGATGGTTCACGGCGTGAACGACCGCCGTGTGCCGGTCTCGCAGGCCCGCATCTTCCGGGACGCGCTCGACGACCTCGGCTTCGAGGAGGGCGAAGACGGCGAGTACGAGTACGAGGAGCTCGGCGAGGAGGGCCACGGCTCCTCGGACATCGACCAGAAGATCAGGACGTACCAACTGCTCGACGGTTTCCTCGACCGCCGGCTCGGCGGCGCGAAAGCCGAGGGAACAACGGACTGA
- a CDS encoding aldehyde dehydrogenase family protein: MSQSTQAEQSDISVDAEWNRLYLDGEHSPTDHDSLVVENPATHEQIATVPKGTVDDIDEAYETATAAQAEWAERSPGERAAVVSRAVEVLRNNRESIIELLAVESGAAKIKGASEFESAAGITQEAASFPTRISGDHRASNIDGKQNFVKREPVGVVGVISPWNFPLHLSIRAVAPALAAGNGVVLKPASDTPITGGLLIARVFEAAGLPDGLLNVVPGRGSEIGDRMAGHPAAGVIAFTGSTAVGRRVAKQAVDHLAYPAMELGGNGPHVVLDDADVEKAVDAGAFGTFLHQGQICISINRHLVHESLYDDYVDALAEKANSLPVGDPTVENTVIGPIINESQRDQMLGYIEETVEAGATLETGGAAVSLDDIEGTTRAGELDAETTLGDATGPFVLPTVLSGATNEMAAACNEHFGPVAPVIPFTATDDAIELANDTEYGLAASVYGNDVGRAQQIADRIDAGMVHVNDQPVNDEPHVPFGGYKASGIGRFNGEYVLEEVTRSKWISVQNEPREYPF; encoded by the coding sequence ATGTCGCAGTCGACACAGGCAGAGCAGTCTGACATTTCGGTCGATGCGGAGTGGAATCGACTCTATCTCGACGGCGAACACTCGCCGACCGACCACGATTCGCTCGTGGTCGAAAACCCGGCAACACACGAACAGATCGCCACGGTGCCGAAAGGAACCGTCGATGACATCGACGAGGCTTACGAGACCGCCACAGCTGCTCAGGCGGAATGGGCGGAGCGGTCGCCCGGCGAGCGCGCGGCCGTCGTCTCCCGTGCGGTGGAGGTACTTCGGAACAATCGCGAGAGCATCATCGAACTACTGGCCGTCGAATCCGGGGCGGCGAAAATAAAGGGGGCGAGCGAGTTCGAGAGCGCCGCCGGCATCACACAGGAGGCCGCGAGCTTTCCAACGCGGATCTCCGGCGATCACCGCGCATCGAACATCGACGGCAAGCAGAACTTCGTCAAACGCGAGCCGGTCGGCGTCGTCGGGGTCATCTCGCCGTGGAACTTCCCGCTGCATCTCTCGATACGGGCGGTCGCGCCGGCGCTCGCGGCCGGAAACGGCGTCGTTCTCAAGCCCGCATCCGACACGCCGATCACTGGCGGCTTGCTCATCGCGCGCGTCTTCGAGGCAGCCGGGCTTCCCGATGGGCTCCTCAACGTCGTTCCGGGACGCGGATCGGAGATCGGCGATCGGATGGCTGGCCATCCCGCCGCTGGCGTCATTGCGTTCACCGGATCGACGGCCGTCGGCCGTCGGGTCGCAAAGCAGGCGGTCGATCACCTCGCGTATCCCGCGATGGAGCTCGGTGGGAACGGTCCACACGTCGTGCTCGACGACGCTGACGTCGAGAAAGCGGTCGACGCTGGCGCGTTCGGCACGTTCCTCCATCAGGGGCAGATCTGCATCTCGATCAACCGCCATCTCGTCCACGAGTCGCTCTACGATGACTACGTCGACGCACTCGCCGAGAAGGCGAACTCCCTCCCCGTCGGCGACCCCACCGTGGAAAACACGGTCATCGGACCGATCATCAACGAGAGCCAGCGCGATCAGATGCTCGGCTACATCGAGGAGACGGTCGAGGCAGGTGCAACGCTCGAAACCGGCGGTGCGGCCGTTTCGCTCGACGATATCGAGGGCACGACACGGGCAGGAGAACTCGACGCGGAGACCACACTCGGCGACGCCACTGGACCGTTCGTGCTCCCGACGGTGCTCTCGGGAGCGACGAACGAGATGGCGGCAGCGTGCAACGAACACTTCGGACCGGTCGCACCGGTGATTCCGTTCACCGCCACCGACGACGCCATCGAACTGGCGAACGACACCGAGTACGGGCTCGCCGCGTCGGTGTACGGAAACGACGTCGGTCGCGCCCAGCAGATCGCCGACCGAATCGACGCCGGAATGGTTCACGTCAACGATCAGCCGGTGAACGACGAGCCGCACGTTCCGTTCGGCGGCTACAAGGCCTCGGGCATCGGTCGGTTCAACGGCGAATACGTGCTCGAAGAGGTCACTCGATCGAAGTGGATCTCCGTCCAGAACGAGCCCCGGGAGTACCCGTTCTAA
- a CDS encoding methionine synthase: MTREQFRPDDHPNEQFILSTVVGSYPKPKWLDRVRERYEESDDFDDANWAEATDDASRLITHEHERAGLDAVVDGEMRRNEMVEYFAERIEGYEFNGPVKVWGHNYFDKPSVVEEVEYDDSWLVDEFAFTDDVATKPVKVPITGPYTLASWCFNESYDDDRALALDLADLVNEEIGKLVEAGARYIQIDEPALATTPDDHAIVGDCLDRIVAGLPDDVRIGLHVCYGDYSRIYPEILEFPIDEFDVELANGDYEQLDVFKEPEFDLDLALGVTDVHVAEVESVEAIEANIEKGLEIVPPERLTVSPDCGVKLLPREVAYGKMANMVEATRNVERKLDDGEIDARALREGATASADD; the protein is encoded by the coding sequence ATGACTCGCGAGCAGTTCCGGCCCGACGACCACCCGAACGAGCAGTTCATCCTCTCGACCGTGGTCGGCAGCTATCCCAAGCCCAAGTGGCTCGACCGCGTGCGCGAGCGCTACGAAGAGTCCGACGACTTCGACGACGCGAACTGGGCGGAGGCGACCGACGATGCTTCGCGGCTCATCACCCACGAGCACGAGCGCGCGGGGCTCGACGCCGTGGTCGACGGCGAGATGCGCAGAAACGAGATGGTCGAATACTTCGCCGAGCGGATCGAGGGCTACGAGTTCAATGGCCCGGTCAAAGTCTGGGGGCACAACTACTTCGACAAGCCCTCGGTCGTCGAGGAAGTCGAGTACGACGACTCGTGGCTGGTCGACGAGTTCGCGTTCACCGACGACGTCGCCACCAAACCAGTCAAGGTCCCGATCACCGGACCGTACACCCTCGCGAGCTGGTGTTTCAACGAGAGCTACGACGACGACCGGGCGCTCGCGCTCGATCTCGCGGACCTCGTGAACGAGGAGATCGGGAAGCTGGTCGAGGCGGGCGCGCGCTACATCCAGATCGACGAGCCCGCGCTCGCCACCACGCCCGACGACCACGCGATCGTCGGCGACTGCCTCGATCGGATCGTCGCCGGACTGCCCGACGACGTCCGAATCGGGCTCCACGTCTGCTATGGGGACTACTCCCGGATCTATCCCGAGATCCTCGAGTTCCCGATCGACGAGTTCGATGTCGAGCTCGCCAACGGTGACTACGAACAGCTCGACGTGTTCAAGGAGCCGGAGTTCGACCTCGATCTCGCGCTCGGCGTCACCGACGTCCACGTCGCCGAGGTCGAGTCCGTCGAGGCGATCGAGGCGAACATCGAGAAGGGTCTGGAGATCGTGCCACCGGAGCGTTTGACCGTGAGCCCCGACTGCGGCGTGAAGCTCCTCCCGCGCGAGGTGGCCTACGGCAAGATGGCGAACATGGTCGAGGCCACCCGGAACGTCGAGCGCAAACTCGACGACGGCGAGATCGACGCGCGGGCGCTCCGCGAGGGTGCGACCGCGAGCGCCGACGACTGA
- a CDS encoding DUF5805 domain-containing protein — translation MTDGADTDRKEVRVSVSAHQKARWREHADELGMNQSEFVRTMTQAGRRGFTVSPDEAERTDSEDETPGVDGLEDRVFDVLDDDYCSWDELVEALTEDIEGRLETTLQRLQRENRVEYSGRHGGYSLTNTDGD, via the coding sequence ATGACCGATGGCGCGGATACCGACCGGAAAGAAGTCAGAGTGAGCGTTTCGGCACACCAGAAAGCGCGGTGGCGCGAGCACGCCGATGAGTTGGGTATGAACCAAAGCGAGTTCGTTCGGACGATGACACAGGCCGGTCGGCGTGGCTTCACCGTCAGCCCCGATGAAGCCGAACGAACGGATTCTGAGGACGAAACCCCTGGGGTTGATGGCCTCGAAGACCGGGTCTTCGACGTTCTCGACGACGACTACTGTTCGTGGGACGAGCTCGTCGAAGCGCTCACCGAGGACATCGAGGGACGCCTCGAAACCACACTTCAGCGCCTCCAACGCGAGAATCGAGTCGAGTACAGCGGACGCCACGGTGGCTACAGCCTCACGAACACCGATGGCGACTGA
- a CDS encoding FecCD family ABC transporter permease, producing the protein MTENTRQDDHAAGDRQWLEWIDGSLATLILGSIAIVVVAGLVQVSFGAYSMTIAQAWGAVFNPEVILNPAALEAFLLGGEVPEMGRRSLIVWNIRLPRVLVAVLVGMNLAVSGAIFQAVTRNELASPFILGVSSGAGLMILLTLVVFSGLSAFLPLIASLGGAVAFLLVYAIAWKGGTSPVRLVLAGVIVSTMFGSLQTAMFFFADDIGVVQEAIAWTTGSLTGTDWAQVRMALPWSVVAMVLALASARQLNVLLLGERTAKSLGMSVEKVRFALSGVAILAASASIAVAGIVGFVGLIVPHVVRNIVGSDYRRLVVGCVFAGPALMVAADVGARLALNPVQIPVGIVTGLVGGPYFLYLMRKQQELGEL; encoded by the coding sequence ATGACCGAGAACACGCGTCAGGACGATCATGCGGCTGGCGATCGGCAGTGGCTGGAGTGGATCGATGGCTCGCTCGCCACGCTCATCCTCGGCAGCATCGCGATCGTCGTCGTCGCCGGGCTCGTTCAGGTCAGCTTCGGCGCGTACTCGATGACGATCGCACAGGCGTGGGGGGCCGTCTTCAACCCCGAGGTAATCTTGAATCCGGCAGCGCTCGAGGCGTTCCTGCTCGGCGGCGAGGTGCCAGAGATGGGACGACGGAGCCTGATCGTCTGGAACATCCGTCTGCCGCGGGTGCTGGTCGCGGTGCTCGTCGGGATGAACCTCGCGGTCTCTGGCGCGATCTTCCAGGCAGTCACCCGGAACGAGCTCGCGAGCCCGTTCATTCTCGGCGTCTCGTCGGGTGCGGGGCTGATGATCCTGCTCACGCTCGTCGTGTTCAGCGGACTGTCGGCGTTTCTGCCGTTGATCGCGTCGCTCGGCGGGGCGGTCGCGTTCCTGCTCGTCTACGCCATCGCGTGGAAGGGTGGGACCTCACCGGTGCGGCTGGTGCTCGCGGGCGTGATCGTCTCGACGATGTTCGGCTCGCTCCAGACCGCGATGTTCTTCTTCGCCGACGACATCGGCGTGGTTCAGGAGGCGATCGCGTGGACCACCGGATCGCTCACGGGCACCGACTGGGCGCAGGTTCGGATGGCGCTGCCGTGGTCGGTGGTGGCGATGGTGCTCGCGCTCGCGAGCGCACGCCAGCTCAACGTCCTCCTGCTCGGCGAGCGGACCGCGAAATCGCTGGGCATGAGCGTCGAGAAGGTCCGCTTTGCGCTCTCGGGTGTCGCGATCCTCGCGGCGTCGGCGAGCATCGCGGTCGCAGGGATCGTCGGCTTCGTGGGGCTGATCGTTCCCCACGTCGTTCGGAACATCGTCGGCAGCGACTACAGGCGTCTCGTCGTCGGCTGTGTGTTCGCCGGTCCAGCCCTGATGGTCGCCGCCGATGTCGGGGCGCGGCTCGCGCTGAATCCGGTCCAGATCCCCGTCGGGATCGTCACCGGCCTGGTCGGCGGCCCGTACTTCCTCTACTTGATGCGAAAACAGCAGGAACTCGGCGAGCTCTGA